The proteins below come from a single Sporolituus thermophilus DSM 23256 genomic window:
- a CDS encoding HpcH/HpaI aldolase family protein, which produces MALLKERLKNGERLFGPFVNLCHPAVLEIAGNAGFDFAIIDTEHGEISSDRAVDMVRAAKLAGVSPVIRVYGNQPELIAKALDIGAEGVQVPQVSTKAEAMAAVKAAKFSPEGARGCNRYVRAARYSAADKFSYFASANQETAVIIQVEGKEGIANLPDILTVPGIDVLFIGPYDLSASLGIPGQVDHPQLVAEMQKNMELARAAGVAIGFFVDDVASAVKWKNWGVQYISFAADVGLLYEVFREKVMAFKNG; this is translated from the coding sequence ATGGCGCTACTGAAAGAACGACTCAAAAACGGGGAGCGGCTGTTCGGACCGTTTGTAAACCTTTGCCATCCGGCCGTGCTGGAAATTGCCGGTAATGCCGGGTTTGATTTTGCCATTATTGACACCGAACATGGCGAAATCTCGTCCGACCGGGCGGTGGATATGGTGCGGGCGGCGAAGCTGGCCGGGGTTAGCCCGGTGATCAGGGTTTACGGCAATCAGCCCGAGCTTATTGCCAAAGCGCTGGATATCGGGGCGGAAGGCGTGCAGGTTCCGCAGGTGAGTACCAAGGCGGAAGCAATGGCCGCCGTTAAAGCCGCCAAATTCTCCCCGGAGGGAGCGCGGGGTTGCAACCGGTATGTGCGGGCGGCCCGCTATTCGGCCGCTGACAAGTTTAGCTATTTCGCCAGCGCCAACCAGGAGACCGCGGTCATTATCCAGGTGGAAGGCAAGGAAGGGATTGCCAACCTGCCGGATATTCTTACCGTGCCGGGGATCGACGTCTTATTTATCGGACCGTATGACCTTTCCGCTTCGCTCGGAATACCCGGGCAGGTAGACCATCCGCAGCTGGTGGCCGAAATGCAGAAAAACATGGAACTGGCGCGCGCGGCCGGGGTGGCAATCGGCTTTTTCGTCGACGATGTCGCAAGCGCGGTCAAGTGGAAGAACTGGGGCGTGCAATATATTTCCTTTGCGGCTGACGTCGGCCTGCTTTATGAGGTGTTTCGGGAAAAAGTCATGGCTTTTAAAAACGGTTAG